Proteins from a genomic interval of Thunnus thynnus chromosome 5, fThuThy2.1, whole genome shotgun sequence:
- the LOC137183145 gene encoding uncharacterized protein isoform X3 — protein MKERSGVCLALKALLAGVCVLLLLLSSAGVVFLLFRHKELTEEVVRLDAQMQALAQSCRLQTGFLRTEPGEAGQLKALDRSRRSHSGAPKQSLDKDEKDMLMLMTYSMVPVKAFVEMCNSSRGICLTGPPGPPGLPGRAGSPGPPGRRGKRGHPGEKGEPGPKGDPGALRLKGETCNDIFIEGPPGPRGPPGPPGPPGPARCPEKTRTNTSREHHHHQTNMLTDSFLTREAVNETRNISSSWSSNETESSTPRPADDARSVLNVTYSKKLLDTNIESDPTQKSDAFNSSGNINDTSMKSDSSYPPQTNNLMNVTTNERWTTTVESVSFHPDYSHNILNDTNMDNVTDTPIKSLTALLSPDLTQNSDVFNGSRNITDTPMKRESVSPPPDYSNDTLTETNTENVTEASINILTVLPTPHPAHDTRDVLNVTDTEKLPDTNLETESFHEDDTSNDTNTENVTDPAFNILTVLPTTHPAHDTRDVLNVTDTEKLPDTNLETESASIHEDYSHNSLNETNTENVTEAAIKLLSDSSHSPHLNVTNNKRWTKTESPKPRPADDDRDALNVADTEKTNIESESASFHPDYSHTLNNNIIETVTGAPIPLVTDSFSTESTQKSDVFNSTRNVIGAPMKSDSSYPPWTNNQMNVTTNDSWTKTECFIKSIKCSEEVTKMQSTYGSWMSDTSQLNEGRYWQAEHFSGRLLMEHKNISAFQNTSIKTIDVKKFYQGCGHVVYKGSFYFHNAGTHRLVKFNLNTRRTNTLIMARSRYNNLTYLFRNSKTYFKFAVDENGLWVIFASNTGDNTMVAKLNPETFSVESVINTAYPTSKAGNAFIACGVLYITDGKDRRVTYAFDLKKESPLDISFDLRPANGILAMLSYYPNKKLLYMWDNSSVKTCKVKLKQTQT, from the exons ATGAAGGAGAGGAGCGGAGTTTGTCTTGCGTTGAAAGCGCTGCTGGCAGgggtgtgtgtgctgctgctgctcctgagCTCGGCAGGTGTGGTGTTTCTGCTGTTTCGACACAAGGAGCTGACGGAGGAAGTGGTCAGGCTGGACGCCCAGATGCAGGCGCTGGCACagagctgcaggctgcagaCAGGATTCCTGCGCACGGAGCCTGGAGAGGCCGGACAGCTGAAGGCGCTCGACCGCAGCAGAAGGAGCCACAGTGGAGCTCCAAAACAAAGCCTTGACAAAGACGAGAAGGATATGCTGATGCTGATGACATACTCCATGGTCCCT gtCAAAGCCTTTGTAGAAATGTGTAATAGCTCCAGAGGAATTTGTTTAACAG GCCCACCTGGACCtccag GTTTGCCTGGTAGAGCTGGTTCACCAGGACCACCGGGCAGACGAGGAAAAAGAG GACACCCTGGTGAAAAAGGAGAACCAGGACCTAAAGGAGACCCAGGGGCTCTACGACTGAAAGGCGAGACCTGCAATGACATTTTCATTGAGG GTCCTCCTGGTCCAAGGGGTCCACCTGGCCCACCCGGTCCACCTGGTCCTGCTCGGTGCCCTGAGAAAACAAGAACCAACACCAGCAGAGAACACCATCACCATCAAACCAACATGTTGACAG ATTCATTCCTGACCAGGGAGGCCGTCAATGAAACCAGAAatatcagcagcagctggtcaAGTAACGAGACTG AATCTTCAACACCTCGTCCAGCTGATGATGCCAGAAGCGTCTTGAATGTTACGTACTCCAAGAAACTTTTAGACACAAATATAGAATCAG ATCCGACTCAAAAGAGTGACGCCTTTAATAGCAGTGGAAATATTAATGATACATCCATGAAAAGTG ACTCTTCATATCCACCTCAGACCAACAATCTGATGAATGTGACGACCAATGAGCGCTGGACAACAACTG tGGAGTCAGTATCCTTTCATCCAGACTACAGCCACAACATCTTGAATGATACCAACATGGACAATGTTACAGACACACCAATAAAATCATTAACAG CTCTACTTTCTCCAGATCTGACTCAaaacagtgatgtcttcaatggCAGCAGAAACATTACTGATACACCCATGAAAAGAG AGTCGGTATCACCTCCTCCAGACTACAGTAATGACACTTTGACTGAAACCAACACAGAGAATGTTACAGAGGCATCAATTAACATATTAACAG TTTTACCAACACCACATCCAGCTCATGACACCAGagatgttttaaatgtcactgaCACTGAGAAACTTCCAGACACAAATTTGGAAACAG aGTCATTTCATGAAGACGACACCTCAAATGATACCAACACAGAGAACGTTACAGATCCGGCATTTAACATATTAACAG TTTTACCAACAACACATCCAGCTCATGACACCAgagatgttttaaatgttactGACACTGAGAAACTTCCAGACACAAATTTGGAAACAG aGTCAGCATCAATTCATGAAGACTACAGCCACAACTCCTTGAATGAAACCAACACAGAGAATGTTACAGAGGCGGcaataaaattattatcag ACTCTTCACATTCACCCCATCTAAATGTGACTAACAACAAGAGATGGACCAAAACTG AGTCTCCAAAACCTCGTCCAGCGGATGATGACAGAGATGCTTTGAATGTTGctgacactgaaaaaacaaatatagagTCTG agtCAGCATCATTTCATCCAGACTACAGCCACACCTTGAATAATAACATCATAGAGACTGTTACAGGGGCACCAATACCATTAGTTACAG ACTCATTTTCTACAGAATCGACTCAAAAGAGTGACGTCTTTAATAGCACTAGAAACGTTATTGGCGCACCCATGAAAAGTG ACTCTTCATATCCACCTTGGACCAACAATCAGATGAATGTGACAACTAATGACAGCTGGACAAAAACTG AGTGTTTTATTAAGAGCATAAAATGTTCGGAGGAAGTCACCAAAATGCAAAGCACTTATGGATCCTGGATGTCAGACACATCCCAGCTGAATGAAGGTCGATACTGGCAGGCCGAGCATTTTTCAG GTCGACTTTTGATGGAGCACAAGAACATTTCGGCATTTCAAAACACAAGCATTAAAACTATAGATGTCAAGAAGTTCTACCAAGGGTGCGGCCATGTCGTTTACAAGGGGTCCTTTTACTTCCATAACGCAGGAACACACAGACTTGTAAA atttaaCCTGAACACCAGGAGAACAAACACTCTGATCATGGCACGCAGCAGATACAATAACCTGACTTATCTTTTCCGCAACTCAAAGACTTATTTCAAGTTTGCTGTGGATGAAAATGGACTGTGGGTCATCTTTGCATCAAACACAGGTGACAATACGATGGTTGCGAAGCTAAACCCCGAGACATTCTCCGTGGAGTCTGTCATTAACACTGCCTACCCCACAAGTAAAGCGGGAAATGCTTTCATTGCATGTGGGGTGCTTTATATCACCGATGGCAAAGACAGAAGAGTGACATATGCCTTCGATTTAAAGAAAGAGAGTCCTCTTGATATAAGTTTTGATCTAAGGCCAGCTAATGGCATCTTGGCTATGTTGTCATATTATCCCAACAAAAAGCTTTTGTACATGTGGGACAACAGCAGCGTGAAAACCTGCAAAGTTAAACTCAAGCAGACCCAAACATAA
- the LOC137183145 gene encoding uncharacterized protein isoform X2, whose amino-acid sequence MKERSGVCLALKALLAGVCVLLLLLSSAGVVFLLFRHKELTEEVVRLDAQMQALAQSCRLQTGFLRTEPGEAGQLKALDRSRRSHSGAPKQSLDKDEKDMLMLMTYSMVPVKAFVEMCNSSRGICLTGPPGPPGLPGRAGSPGPPGRRGKRGHPGEKGEPGPKGDPGALRLKGETCNDIFIEGPPGPRGPPGPPGPPGPARCPEKTRTNTSREHHHHQTNMLTDSFLTREAVNETRNISSSWSSNETESSTPRPADDARSVLNVTYSKKLLDTNIESDPTQKSDAFNSSGNINDTSMKSDSSYPPQTNNLMNVTTNERWTTTALLSPDLTQNSDVFNGSRNITDTPMKRESVSPPPDYSNDTLTETNTENVTEASINILTVLPTTHPAHDTRDVLNVTDTEKLPDTNLETESFHEDDTSNDTNTENVTDPAINILTVLPTPHPAHDTRDVLNVTDTEKLPDTNLETESFHEDDTSNDTNTENVTDPAFNILTVLPTTHPAHDTRDVLNVTDTEKLPDTNLETESASIHEDYSHNSLNETNTENVTEAAIKLLSDSSHSPHLNVTNNKRWTKTESPKPRPADDDRDALNVADTEKTNIESESASFHPDYSHTLNNNIIETVTGAPIPLVTDSFSTESTQKSDVFNSTRNVIGAPMKSDSSYPPWTNNQMNVTTNDSWTKTECFIKSIKCSEEVTKMQSTYGSWMSDTSQLNEGRYWQAEHFSGRLLMEHKNISAFQNTSIKTIDVKKFYQGCGHVVYKGSFYFHNAGTHRLVKFNLNTRRTNTLIMARSRYNNLTYLFRNSKTYFKFAVDENGLWVIFASNTGDNTMVAKLNPETFSVESVINTAYPTSKAGNAFIACGVLYITDGKDRRVTYAFDLKKESPLDISFDLRPANGILAMLSYYPNKKLLYMWDNSSVKTCKVKLKQTQT is encoded by the exons ATGAAGGAGAGGAGCGGAGTTTGTCTTGCGTTGAAAGCGCTGCTGGCAGgggtgtgtgtgctgctgctgctcctgagCTCGGCAGGTGTGGTGTTTCTGCTGTTTCGACACAAGGAGCTGACGGAGGAAGTGGTCAGGCTGGACGCCCAGATGCAGGCGCTGGCACagagctgcaggctgcagaCAGGATTCCTGCGCACGGAGCCTGGAGAGGCCGGACAGCTGAAGGCGCTCGACCGCAGCAGAAGGAGCCACAGTGGAGCTCCAAAACAAAGCCTTGACAAAGACGAGAAGGATATGCTGATGCTGATGACATACTCCATGGTCCCT gtCAAAGCCTTTGTAGAAATGTGTAATAGCTCCAGAGGAATTTGTTTAACAG GCCCACCTGGACCtccag GTTTGCCTGGTAGAGCTGGTTCACCAGGACCACCGGGCAGACGAGGAAAAAGAG GACACCCTGGTGAAAAAGGAGAACCAGGACCTAAAGGAGACCCAGGGGCTCTACGACTGAAAGGCGAGACCTGCAATGACATTTTCATTGAGG GTCCTCCTGGTCCAAGGGGTCCACCTGGCCCACCCGGTCCACCTGGTCCTGCTCGGTGCCCTGAGAAAACAAGAACCAACACCAGCAGAGAACACCATCACCATCAAACCAACATGTTGACAG ATTCATTCCTGACCAGGGAGGCCGTCAATGAAACCAGAAatatcagcagcagctggtcaAGTAACGAGACTG AATCTTCAACACCTCGTCCAGCTGATGATGCCAGAAGCGTCTTGAATGTTACGTACTCCAAGAAACTTTTAGACACAAATATAGAATCAG ATCCGACTCAAAAGAGTGACGCCTTTAATAGCAGTGGAAATATTAATGATACATCCATGAAAAGTG ACTCTTCATATCCACCTCAGACCAACAATCTGATGAATGTGACGACCAATGAGCGCTGGACAACAACTG CTCTACTTTCTCCAGATCTGACTCAaaacagtgatgtcttcaatggCAGCAGAAACATTACTGATACACCCATGAAAAGAG AGTCGGTATCACCTCCTCCAGACTACAGTAATGACACTTTGACTGAAACCAACACAGAGAATGTTACAGAGGCATCAATTAACATATTAACAG TTTTACCAACAACACATCCAGCTCATGACACCAgagatgttttaaatgttactGACACTGAGAAACTTCCAGACACAAATTTGGAAACTG aGTCATTTCATGAAGACGACACCTCAAATGATACCAACACAGAGAATGTTACAGATCCGGCGATTAACATATTAACAG TTTTACCAACACCACATCCAGCTCATGACACCAGagatgttttaaatgtcactgaCACTGAGAAACTTCCAGACACAAATTTGGAAACAG aGTCATTTCATGAAGACGACACCTCAAATGATACCAACACAGAGAACGTTACAGATCCGGCATTTAACATATTAACAG TTTTACCAACAACACATCCAGCTCATGACACCAgagatgttttaaatgttactGACACTGAGAAACTTCCAGACACAAATTTGGAAACAG aGTCAGCATCAATTCATGAAGACTACAGCCACAACTCCTTGAATGAAACCAACACAGAGAATGTTACAGAGGCGGcaataaaattattatcag ACTCTTCACATTCACCCCATCTAAATGTGACTAACAACAAGAGATGGACCAAAACTG AGTCTCCAAAACCTCGTCCAGCGGATGATGACAGAGATGCTTTGAATGTTGctgacactgaaaaaacaaatatagagTCTG agtCAGCATCATTTCATCCAGACTACAGCCACACCTTGAATAATAACATCATAGAGACTGTTACAGGGGCACCAATACCATTAGTTACAG ACTCATTTTCTACAGAATCGACTCAAAAGAGTGACGTCTTTAATAGCACTAGAAACGTTATTGGCGCACCCATGAAAAGTG ACTCTTCATATCCACCTTGGACCAACAATCAGATGAATGTGACAACTAATGACAGCTGGACAAAAACTG AGTGTTTTATTAAGAGCATAAAATGTTCGGAGGAAGTCACCAAAATGCAAAGCACTTATGGATCCTGGATGTCAGACACATCCCAGCTGAATGAAGGTCGATACTGGCAGGCCGAGCATTTTTCAG GTCGACTTTTGATGGAGCACAAGAACATTTCGGCATTTCAAAACACAAGCATTAAAACTATAGATGTCAAGAAGTTCTACCAAGGGTGCGGCCATGTCGTTTACAAGGGGTCCTTTTACTTCCATAACGCAGGAACACACAGACTTGTAAA atttaaCCTGAACACCAGGAGAACAAACACTCTGATCATGGCACGCAGCAGATACAATAACCTGACTTATCTTTTCCGCAACTCAAAGACTTATTTCAAGTTTGCTGTGGATGAAAATGGACTGTGGGTCATCTTTGCATCAAACACAGGTGACAATACGATGGTTGCGAAGCTAAACCCCGAGACATTCTCCGTGGAGTCTGTCATTAACACTGCCTACCCCACAAGTAAAGCGGGAAATGCTTTCATTGCATGTGGGGTGCTTTATATCACCGATGGCAAAGACAGAAGAGTGACATATGCCTTCGATTTAAAGAAAGAGAGTCCTCTTGATATAAGTTTTGATCTAAGGCCAGCTAATGGCATCTTGGCTATGTTGTCATATTATCCCAACAAAAAGCTTTTGTACATGTGGGACAACAGCAGCGTGAAAACCTGCAAAGTTAAACTCAAGCAGACCCAAACATAA
- the LOC137183145 gene encoding uncharacterized protein isoform X5 yields MKERSGVCLALKALLAGVCVLLLLLSSAGVVFLLFRHKELTEEVVRLDAQMQALAQSCRLQTGFLRTEPGEAGQLKALDRSRRSHSGAPKQSLDKDEKDMLMLMTYSMVPVKAFVEMCNSSRGICLTGPPGPPGLPGRAGSPGPPGRRGKRGHPGEKGEPGPKGDPGALRLKGETCNDIFIEGPPGPRGPPGPPGPPGPARCPEKTRTNTSREHHHHQTNMLTDSFLTREAVNETRNISSSWSSNETESSTPRPADDARSVLNVTYSKKLLDTNIESDPTQKSDAFNSSGNINDTSMKSDSSYPPQTNNLMNVTTNERWTTTVESVSFHPDYSHNILNDTNMDNVTDTPIKSLTALLSPDLTQNSDVFNGSRNITDTPMKRESVSPPPDYSNDTLTETNTENVTEASINILTVLPTTHPAHDTRDVLNVTDTEKLPDTNLETESFHEDDTSNDTNTENVTDPAFNILTVLPTTHPAHDTRDVLNVTDTEKLPDTNLETESASIHEDYSHNSLNETNTENVTEAAIKLLSDSSHSPHLNVTNNKRWTKTESPKPRPADDDRDALNVADTEKTNIESESASFHPDYSHTLNNNIIETVTGAPIPLVTDSFSTESTQKSDVFNSTRNVIGAPMKSDSSYPPWTNNQMNVTTNDSWTKTECFIKSIKCSEEVTKMQSTYGSWMSDTSQLNEGRYWQAEHFSGRLLMEHKNISAFQNTSIKTIDVKKFYQGCGHVVYKGSFYFHNAGTHRLVKFNLNTRRTNTLIMARSRYNNLTYLFRNSKTYFKFAVDENGLWVIFASNTGDNTMVAKLNPETFSVESVINTAYPTSKAGNAFIACGVLYITDGKDRRVTYAFDLKKESPLDISFDLRPANGILAMLSYYPNKKLLYMWDNSSVKTCKVKLKQTQT; encoded by the exons ATGAAGGAGAGGAGCGGAGTTTGTCTTGCGTTGAAAGCGCTGCTGGCAGgggtgtgtgtgctgctgctgctcctgagCTCGGCAGGTGTGGTGTTTCTGCTGTTTCGACACAAGGAGCTGACGGAGGAAGTGGTCAGGCTGGACGCCCAGATGCAGGCGCTGGCACagagctgcaggctgcagaCAGGATTCCTGCGCACGGAGCCTGGAGAGGCCGGACAGCTGAAGGCGCTCGACCGCAGCAGAAGGAGCCACAGTGGAGCTCCAAAACAAAGCCTTGACAAAGACGAGAAGGATATGCTGATGCTGATGACATACTCCATGGTCCCT gtCAAAGCCTTTGTAGAAATGTGTAATAGCTCCAGAGGAATTTGTTTAACAG GCCCACCTGGACCtccag GTTTGCCTGGTAGAGCTGGTTCACCAGGACCACCGGGCAGACGAGGAAAAAGAG GACACCCTGGTGAAAAAGGAGAACCAGGACCTAAAGGAGACCCAGGGGCTCTACGACTGAAAGGCGAGACCTGCAATGACATTTTCATTGAGG GTCCTCCTGGTCCAAGGGGTCCACCTGGCCCACCCGGTCCACCTGGTCCTGCTCGGTGCCCTGAGAAAACAAGAACCAACACCAGCAGAGAACACCATCACCATCAAACCAACATGTTGACAG ATTCATTCCTGACCAGGGAGGCCGTCAATGAAACCAGAAatatcagcagcagctggtcaAGTAACGAGACTG AATCTTCAACACCTCGTCCAGCTGATGATGCCAGAAGCGTCTTGAATGTTACGTACTCCAAGAAACTTTTAGACACAAATATAGAATCAG ATCCGACTCAAAAGAGTGACGCCTTTAATAGCAGTGGAAATATTAATGATACATCCATGAAAAGTG ACTCTTCATATCCACCTCAGACCAACAATCTGATGAATGTGACGACCAATGAGCGCTGGACAACAACTG tGGAGTCAGTATCCTTTCATCCAGACTACAGCCACAACATCTTGAATGATACCAACATGGACAATGTTACAGACACACCAATAAAATCATTAACAG CTCTACTTTCTCCAGATCTGACTCAaaacagtgatgtcttcaatggCAGCAGAAACATTACTGATACACCCATGAAAAGAG AGTCGGTATCACCTCCTCCAGACTACAGTAATGACACTTTGACTGAAACCAACACAGAGAATGTTACAGAGGCATCAATTAACATATTAACAG TTTTACCAACAACACATCCAGCTCATGACACCAgagatgttttaaatgttactGACACTGAGAAACTTCCAGACACAAATTTGGAAACTG aGTCATTTCATGAAGACGACACCTCAAATGATACCAACACAGAGAACGTTACAGATCCGGCATTTAACATATTAACAG TTTTACCAACAACACATCCAGCTCATGACACCAgagatgttttaaatgttactGACACTGAGAAACTTCCAGACACAAATTTGGAAACAG aGTCAGCATCAATTCATGAAGACTACAGCCACAACTCCTTGAATGAAACCAACACAGAGAATGTTACAGAGGCGGcaataaaattattatcag ACTCTTCACATTCACCCCATCTAAATGTGACTAACAACAAGAGATGGACCAAAACTG AGTCTCCAAAACCTCGTCCAGCGGATGATGACAGAGATGCTTTGAATGTTGctgacactgaaaaaacaaatatagagTCTG agtCAGCATCATTTCATCCAGACTACAGCCACACCTTGAATAATAACATCATAGAGACTGTTACAGGGGCACCAATACCATTAGTTACAG ACTCATTTTCTACAGAATCGACTCAAAAGAGTGACGTCTTTAATAGCACTAGAAACGTTATTGGCGCACCCATGAAAAGTG ACTCTTCATATCCACCTTGGACCAACAATCAGATGAATGTGACAACTAATGACAGCTGGACAAAAACTG AGTGTTTTATTAAGAGCATAAAATGTTCGGAGGAAGTCACCAAAATGCAAAGCACTTATGGATCCTGGATGTCAGACACATCCCAGCTGAATGAAGGTCGATACTGGCAGGCCGAGCATTTTTCAG GTCGACTTTTGATGGAGCACAAGAACATTTCGGCATTTCAAAACACAAGCATTAAAACTATAGATGTCAAGAAGTTCTACCAAGGGTGCGGCCATGTCGTTTACAAGGGGTCCTTTTACTTCCATAACGCAGGAACACACAGACTTGTAAA atttaaCCTGAACACCAGGAGAACAAACACTCTGATCATGGCACGCAGCAGATACAATAACCTGACTTATCTTTTCCGCAACTCAAAGACTTATTTCAAGTTTGCTGTGGATGAAAATGGACTGTGGGTCATCTTTGCATCAAACACAGGTGACAATACGATGGTTGCGAAGCTAAACCCCGAGACATTCTCCGTGGAGTCTGTCATTAACACTGCCTACCCCACAAGTAAAGCGGGAAATGCTTTCATTGCATGTGGGGTGCTTTATATCACCGATGGCAAAGACAGAAGAGTGACATATGCCTTCGATTTAAAGAAAGAGAGTCCTCTTGATATAAGTTTTGATCTAAGGCCAGCTAATGGCATCTTGGCTATGTTGTCATATTATCCCAACAAAAAGCTTTTGTACATGTGGGACAACAGCAGCGTGAAAACCTGCAAAGTTAAACTCAAGCAGACCCAAACATAA
- the LOC137183145 gene encoding uncharacterized protein isoform X4, translating into MKERSGVCLALKALLAGVCVLLLLLSSAGVVFLLFRHKELTEEVVRLDAQMQALAQSCRLQTGFLRTEPGEAGQLKALDRSRRSHSGAPKQSLDKDEKDMLMLMTYSMVPVKAFVEMCNSSRGICLTGPPGPPGLPGRAGSPGPPGRRGKRGHPGEKGEPGPKGDPGALRLKGETCNDIFIEGPPGPRGPPGPPGPPGPARCPEKTRTNTSREHHHHQTNMLTDSFLTREAVNETRNISSSWSSNETESSTPRPADDARSVLNVTYSKKLLDTNIESDPTQKSDAFNSSGNINDTSMKSDSSYPPQTNNLMNVTTNERWTTTVESVSFHPDYSHNILNDTNMDNVTDTPIKSLTALLSPDLTQNSDVFNGSRNITDTPMKRESVSPPPDYSNDTLTETNTENVTEASINILTVLPTTHPAHDTRDVLNVTDTEKLPDTNLETESFHEDDTSNDTNTENVTDPAINILTVLPTTHPAHDTRDVLNVTDTEKLPDTNLETESASIHEDYSHNSLNETNTENVTEAAIKLLSDSSHSPHLNVTNNKRWTKTESPKPRPADDDRDALNVADTEKTNIESESASFHPDYSHTLNNNIIETVTGAPIPLVTDSFSTESTQKSDVFNSTRNVIGAPMKSDSSYPPWTNNQMNVTTNDSWTKTECFIKSIKCSEEVTKMQSTYGSWMSDTSQLNEGRYWQAEHFSGRLLMEHKNISAFQNTSIKTIDVKKFYQGCGHVVYKGSFYFHNAGTHRLVKFNLNTRRTNTLIMARSRYNNLTYLFRNSKTYFKFAVDENGLWVIFASNTGDNTMVAKLNPETFSVESVINTAYPTSKAGNAFIACGVLYITDGKDRRVTYAFDLKKESPLDISFDLRPANGILAMLSYYPNKKLLYMWDNSSVKTCKVKLKQTQT; encoded by the exons ATGAAGGAGAGGAGCGGAGTTTGTCTTGCGTTGAAAGCGCTGCTGGCAGgggtgtgtgtgctgctgctgctcctgagCTCGGCAGGTGTGGTGTTTCTGCTGTTTCGACACAAGGAGCTGACGGAGGAAGTGGTCAGGCTGGACGCCCAGATGCAGGCGCTGGCACagagctgcaggctgcagaCAGGATTCCTGCGCACGGAGCCTGGAGAGGCCGGACAGCTGAAGGCGCTCGACCGCAGCAGAAGGAGCCACAGTGGAGCTCCAAAACAAAGCCTTGACAAAGACGAGAAGGATATGCTGATGCTGATGACATACTCCATGGTCCCT gtCAAAGCCTTTGTAGAAATGTGTAATAGCTCCAGAGGAATTTGTTTAACAG GCCCACCTGGACCtccag GTTTGCCTGGTAGAGCTGGTTCACCAGGACCACCGGGCAGACGAGGAAAAAGAG GACACCCTGGTGAAAAAGGAGAACCAGGACCTAAAGGAGACCCAGGGGCTCTACGACTGAAAGGCGAGACCTGCAATGACATTTTCATTGAGG GTCCTCCTGGTCCAAGGGGTCCACCTGGCCCACCCGGTCCACCTGGTCCTGCTCGGTGCCCTGAGAAAACAAGAACCAACACCAGCAGAGAACACCATCACCATCAAACCAACATGTTGACAG ATTCATTCCTGACCAGGGAGGCCGTCAATGAAACCAGAAatatcagcagcagctggtcaAGTAACGAGACTG AATCTTCAACACCTCGTCCAGCTGATGATGCCAGAAGCGTCTTGAATGTTACGTACTCCAAGAAACTTTTAGACACAAATATAGAATCAG ATCCGACTCAAAAGAGTGACGCCTTTAATAGCAGTGGAAATATTAATGATACATCCATGAAAAGTG ACTCTTCATATCCACCTCAGACCAACAATCTGATGAATGTGACGACCAATGAGCGCTGGACAACAACTG tGGAGTCAGTATCCTTTCATCCAGACTACAGCCACAACATCTTGAATGATACCAACATGGACAATGTTACAGACACACCAATAAAATCATTAACAG CTCTACTTTCTCCAGATCTGACTCAaaacagtgatgtcttcaatggCAGCAGAAACATTACTGATACACCCATGAAAAGAG AGTCGGTATCACCTCCTCCAGACTACAGTAATGACACTTTGACTGAAACCAACACAGAGAATGTTACAGAGGCATCAATTAACATATTAACAG TTTTACCAACAACACATCCAGCTCATGACACCAgagatgttttaaatgttactGACACTGAGAAACTTCCAGACACAAATTTGGAAACTG aGTCATTTCATGAAGACGACACCTCAAATGATACCAACACAGAGAATGTTACAGATCCGGCGATTAACATATTAACAG TTTTACCAACAACACATCCAGCTCATGACACCAgagatgttttaaatgttactGACACTGAGAAACTTCCAGACACAAATTTGGAAACAG aGTCAGCATCAATTCATGAAGACTACAGCCACAACTCCTTGAATGAAACCAACACAGAGAATGTTACAGAGGCGGcaataaaattattatcag ACTCTTCACATTCACCCCATCTAAATGTGACTAACAACAAGAGATGGACCAAAACTG AGTCTCCAAAACCTCGTCCAGCGGATGATGACAGAGATGCTTTGAATGTTGctgacactgaaaaaacaaatatagagTCTG agtCAGCATCATTTCATCCAGACTACAGCCACACCTTGAATAATAACATCATAGAGACTGTTACAGGGGCACCAATACCATTAGTTACAG ACTCATTTTCTACAGAATCGACTCAAAAGAGTGACGTCTTTAATAGCACTAGAAACGTTATTGGCGCACCCATGAAAAGTG ACTCTTCATATCCACCTTGGACCAACAATCAGATGAATGTGACAACTAATGACAGCTGGACAAAAACTG AGTGTTTTATTAAGAGCATAAAATGTTCGGAGGAAGTCACCAAAATGCAAAGCACTTATGGATCCTGGATGTCAGACACATCCCAGCTGAATGAAGGTCGATACTGGCAGGCCGAGCATTTTTCAG GTCGACTTTTGATGGAGCACAAGAACATTTCGGCATTTCAAAACACAAGCATTAAAACTATAGATGTCAAGAAGTTCTACCAAGGGTGCGGCCATGTCGTTTACAAGGGGTCCTTTTACTTCCATAACGCAGGAACACACAGACTTGTAAA atttaaCCTGAACACCAGGAGAACAAACACTCTGATCATGGCACGCAGCAGATACAATAACCTGACTTATCTTTTCCGCAACTCAAAGACTTATTTCAAGTTTGCTGTGGATGAAAATGGACTGTGGGTCATCTTTGCATCAAACACAGGTGACAATACGATGGTTGCGAAGCTAAACCCCGAGACATTCTCCGTGGAGTCTGTCATTAACACTGCCTACCCCACAAGTAAAGCGGGAAATGCTTTCATTGCATGTGGGGTGCTTTATATCACCGATGGCAAAGACAGAAGAGTGACATATGCCTTCGATTTAAAGAAAGAGAGTCCTCTTGATATAAGTTTTGATCTAAGGCCAGCTAATGGCATCTTGGCTATGTTGTCATATTATCCCAACAAAAAGCTTTTGTACATGTGGGACAACAGCAGCGTGAAAACCTGCAAAGTTAAACTCAAGCAGACCCAAACATAA